From Methylopila sp. M107, a single genomic window includes:
- a CDS encoding LLM class flavin-dependent oxidoreductase yields the protein MGVEFIGYVAARDSSETRPATGPAVDVAHIEAAARAHEAGGFDRVLVAFHSTSPDSLQIAQHITSVTSRLGVMIAHRPGFTQPTVAARQFATLDQLSGGRVAIHVITGGDDVELAQDGSFLPKDDRYKRTDEYLDILRRVWTAEEPFDHTGRFYLFEKAFSAVKPVAKPHLPIYFGGASGPAIRVAAKHADVYALWGETLAQTREIVSRVSGEAARYSRAPRFSLSLRPILADTEEAAWRRAADILDRARAFQDATGFRRTKEPVNAGSTRLLEAAAQGPRLDKRLWTELSALTGAKGNSTSLVGTPEQVADAMLDYHDLGVSTFLIRGFDPIEDAVDYGARLIPLVRRLVAERRSSTHEAAA from the coding sequence ATGGGCGTCGAATTCATCGGCTATGTCGCGGCGCGCGACAGCTCCGAAACCCGGCCAGCGACGGGGCCTGCGGTCGACGTCGCGCATATCGAGGCCGCGGCGCGCGCCCATGAGGCCGGCGGCTTCGACCGCGTGCTCGTCGCGTTCCATTCGACGAGCCCCGACAGCCTGCAGATCGCCCAGCACATCACCTCGGTCACGTCGCGGCTCGGCGTGATGATCGCCCACCGTCCGGGCTTCACCCAGCCGACGGTCGCGGCGCGCCAGTTCGCGACGCTCGACCAGCTTTCGGGCGGGCGCGTCGCGATCCACGTCATCACGGGCGGCGACGACGTCGAACTCGCGCAGGACGGCAGCTTCCTGCCGAAGGACGACCGCTACAAGCGGACAGACGAGTATCTCGACATCCTGCGCCGCGTCTGGACTGCGGAAGAGCCGTTCGACCACACCGGGCGGTTCTACCTGTTCGAGAAGGCGTTCTCGGCCGTCAAGCCCGTCGCGAAGCCCCATCTGCCGATCTATTTCGGCGGCGCGTCAGGGCCTGCGATCCGGGTCGCGGCGAAGCACGCCGACGTCTACGCGCTCTGGGGCGAGACGCTCGCCCAGACGCGCGAGATCGTGTCGCGGGTCAGCGGCGAGGCGGCAAGGTACAGCCGCGCTCCGCGGTTCAGCCTGTCGCTGCGCCCGATCCTCGCCGACACCGAGGAGGCCGCCTGGCGGCGCGCCGCGGACATCCTCGACCGGGCCCGCGCCTTCCAGGACGCGACCGGCTTCCGGCGCACGAAAGAGCCGGTCAATGCGGGCTCGACGCGGCTGCTCGAGGCCGCGGCGCAGGGGCCGCGGCTCGACAAGCGACTCTGGACGGAGCTTTCGGCGCTGACCGGCGCCAAAGGCAACTCGACGTCGCTGGTCGGCACGCCCGAGCAGGTCGCCGACGCGATGCTCGACTATCACGATCTCGGGGTCTCGACCTTCCTGATCCGCGGCTTCGATCCGATCGAAGACGCGGTCGACTATGGCGCGCGGCTGATTCCGCTCGTCCGCCGGCTCGTCGCCGAACGGCGGTCGTCGACCCATGAGGCCGCGGCGTGA
- a CDS encoding ABC transporter permease subunit, protein MSSVAYQDDGRVARRSESAAAPLPLVEATAAAAWFAVAALTAGLGETGDFGYTAEFAWGLAAIGVAILVATAIGRAAPSFGSRLRHHAPWLVALAGFFGAWEFVTAKFELLPMPFFPPPQAVLEVYLDDFPRLFESILASAQLLGVGYLFGAAAGFALGIAIGWSKAVSYWTHPVLRFVGPLPATAWLPLAFFIFPSSWSASTFLIALATGFPVTVLTWSGVASVPSSYYDVARTLGASRSFLVLRVAIPAALPHVFVGLFMGLGASFAVLVVAEMLGVKAGLGWYLQWAQGWASYANMYAALIVMALACSGLITVLFRIRDRQLGWQKGVVRW, encoded by the coding sequence ATGAGCAGCGTCGCCTATCAGGATGACGGCCGCGTCGCGCGCCGGTCCGAGAGCGCCGCCGCGCCGCTTCCTCTCGTCGAGGCGACCGCCGCGGCGGCGTGGTTCGCGGTCGCGGCGCTCACGGCCGGTCTCGGGGAGACCGGCGACTTCGGCTACACGGCCGAGTTCGCCTGGGGTCTCGCCGCGATCGGCGTCGCGATCCTCGTCGCTACGGCCATCGGACGCGCGGCCCCCAGCTTCGGCTCCCGGCTTCGCCATCACGCGCCATGGCTCGTCGCGCTCGCCGGCTTCTTCGGGGCGTGGGAGTTCGTCACCGCCAAGTTCGAGCTTCTGCCGATGCCGTTCTTCCCGCCGCCGCAGGCGGTGCTGGAGGTCTATCTCGACGATTTTCCGCGGCTTTTCGAAAGCATCCTGGCCTCCGCGCAGCTGCTCGGGGTCGGCTATCTGTTCGGCGCGGCCGCAGGGTTCGCGCTCGGGATCGCGATCGGATGGTCCAAGGCCGTCAGCTACTGGACGCATCCCGTGCTGCGCTTCGTCGGCCCCCTGCCCGCGACCGCGTGGCTGCCGCTCGCCTTCTTCATCTTCCCCTCGAGCTGGAGCGCCAGCACCTTCCTGATCGCGCTCGCGACCGGTTTTCCGGTGACCGTGCTCACCTGGTCGGGCGTCGCGAGCGTGCCGTCGAGCTATTACGACGTCGCCCGCACGCTCGGGGCGAGCCGCTCCTTCCTGGTGCTGCGAGTCGCGATCCCGGCCGCGCTGCCGCACGTCTTCGTCGGGCTGTTCATGGGGCTCGGCGCGTCCTTCGCGGTGCTGGTTGTGGCCGAGATGCTCGGCGTGAAGGCCGGGCTCGGCTGGTACCTGCAATGGGCGCAAGGGTGGGCCTCCTACGCCAACATGTACGCAGCCCTGATCGTGATGGCGCTCGCCTGCTCCGGCCTCATCACCGTGCTGTTCCGCATCCGCGACCGGCAGCTCGGCTGGCAGAAGGGGGTCGTCAGATGGTGA
- a CDS encoding alpha/beta hydrolase: protein MTVTPAWPESRFVTLGGVRRHYVTIGDRGPIVVLLHGYGDSWRSFDPLLPALSDGFRVFALDQRGHGLSGETQGYAVSDFVDDAIDFLEAVTSEPVHLVGHSLGAIVAQRVAGRRSELLRSLTLIGAAPTAARNATLSAVRAELEELGETVTDDFIDAFQTAEFVSPVRERRRRALLGDSRRLSPRTWREALDGLLNEPADFETDEIRRPTLSLWGARDGVFDRGAQVALMRAIPHLEAIHYAGVGHSPHWEIADQVASDITRFIESTEYRRPSAGLRWRPAYAD, encoded by the coding sequence ATGACCGTCACGCCCGCCTGGCCCGAAAGCCGCTTCGTCACGCTCGGTGGCGTTCGGCGCCATTACGTGACGATCGGCGACCGGGGGCCGATCGTCGTGCTGCTGCACGGCTACGGCGACAGCTGGAGAAGTTTCGACCCCCTGCTGCCGGCGCTTTCGGACGGGTTCCGCGTGTTCGCGCTTGATCAGCGCGGGCACGGCCTGTCGGGCGAGACGCAAGGCTACGCCGTCTCCGATTTCGTCGACGACGCGATCGACTTTCTGGAGGCCGTCACGTCCGAACCGGTCCATCTCGTCGGGCATTCCCTCGGCGCGATCGTCGCGCAGAGGGTCGCGGGCCGAAGGTCCGAGCTCCTGCGCAGCCTGACCCTGATCGGCGCCGCGCCCACCGCAGCCCGCAACGCCACGCTGAGCGCCGTGCGCGCCGAACTCGAAGAACTTGGCGAGACCGTCACGGACGATTTCATCGACGCCTTCCAGACGGCGGAGTTCGTGAGCCCCGTCCGGGAAAGGCGGCGGCGCGCGCTCCTCGGCGACAGCCGCAGGCTGTCTCCGCGCACCTGGCGCGAGGCGCTCGACGGCTTGCTGAACGAGCCGGCGGATTTCGAGACGGATGAGATTAGGCGCCCGACCCTGTCGCTCTGGGGCGCGCGCGACGGCGTGTTCGACCGCGGCGCGCAGGTCGCCCTGATGCGGGCGATCCCGCATCTGGAGGCGATCCATTATGCGGGCGTCGGTCATTCGCCGCATTGGGAGATCGCCGATCAGGTGGCGAGCGACATCACGAGGTTCATCGAGAGCACGGAATACAGGCGCCCGTCCGCCGGCCTCCGGTGGCGGCCGGCCTACGCCGACTGA
- a CDS encoding ABC transporter substrate-binding protein — MSDARKPSTDISRRAVLIGGALGAGALPLGAAAALPFLSPAADPLAGLQEICRSGPATVAGPAGAPVKIKLAWNATAICTAVAPVAQEKGVFAKHGLEVEFVNFGGSTETLLEAIATGKADAGIGMALRWLKPLEQGFDVKITAGVHGGCLRLLAGKDKGIASLADLKGKSVAISDQASPAKNFFSVALAKAGLNPETDVNWRQYPGELLPLAIQKGEADALADSDPKTFIWLKDGALTEVATNLTGDYKDRTCCLLSVRGSLIRDDKPVAAALTKAVLEAGHLVAEDPRFAAEAYAKYGGKGSIEDLARILVTQDHHHRPIGDELKKQIELYADELKLVNVFKPRTDTAKFAERVYADVLTSA, encoded by the coding sequence ATGTCAGACGCCCGCAAACCTTCGACAGACATCTCGCGTCGCGCAGTCCTCATCGGCGGCGCGCTCGGCGCGGGCGCGCTTCCGCTCGGCGCGGCGGCGGCCCTCCCCTTCCTCTCGCCCGCAGCCGACCCGCTCGCCGGCCTCCAGGAAATCTGCCGTTCGGGACCCGCGACGGTCGCAGGTCCCGCCGGCGCGCCGGTCAAGATCAAGCTCGCCTGGAACGCGACCGCGATCTGCACCGCGGTCGCGCCCGTCGCGCAGGAGAAAGGCGTGTTCGCCAAGCATGGGCTCGAGGTCGAGTTCGTGAACTTTGGCGGCTCGACCGAAACGCTGCTGGAGGCCATCGCGACCGGCAAGGCGGACGCCGGCATCGGCATGGCGCTGCGCTGGCTGAAACCGCTCGAACAGGGGTTCGACGTCAAGATCACGGCCGGCGTCCACGGCGGCTGCCTGAGATTGCTCGCGGGCAAGGACAAGGGCATTGCGAGCCTCGCCGACCTCAAGGGCAAGTCGGTCGCGATCAGCGATCAGGCGAGCCCGGCCAAGAACTTCTTCTCGGTCGCGCTCGCCAAGGCCGGGCTCAATCCGGAAACGGACGTCAACTGGCGGCAGTATCCGGGCGAGCTCCTGCCGCTCGCGATCCAGAAGGGCGAGGCCGACGCGCTCGCCGACAGCGACCCGAAGACCTTCATCTGGCTGAAGGACGGCGCGCTCACCGAAGTCGCGACCAACCTGACCGGCGATTACAAGGACCGCACCTGCTGCCTGCTGTCGGTGCGCGGCTCGCTGATCCGCGACGACAAGCCTGTCGCGGCCGCGCTCACCAAGGCGGTGCTGGAGGCCGGCCATCTCGTCGCTGAGGACCCGCGCTTCGCGGCCGAGGCCTATGCGAAGTATGGCGGCAAGGGATCGATTGAGGACCTCGCCCGGATCCTCGTCACGCAGGACCACCACCACCGCCCGATCGGCGACGAGCTGAAGAAGCAGATCGAGCTCTACGCCGACGAGCTGAAGCTCGTGAACGTCTTCAAGCCGCGCACCGACACCGCGAAGTTCGCCGAACGCGTCTACGCCGACGTGCTGACCTCGGCGTGA
- a CDS encoding ABC transporter ATP-binding protein, with protein MVTEMTPPERAAGAALRVEAASHRFELDGAPLPVLDRISLDVAPGEFVALLGPSGCGKSTLLRLVAGLEPASEGRLLFDGEAIEGPDPSRVVVFQDPTLFPWRTVEQNVLLGLQARGLASAQRYRVDDALKLVGLSEFASAYPHQLSGGMAQRAALARALVNEPRLLILDEPLGKLDSLTRLAMQSELTRLWQGAGFTALLVTHDVEEALVLADRVIVLSHRPARILSEIRVERSHPRRRDDPHLIELRKSVLDLLARHDERKAA; from the coding sequence ATGGTGACCGAGATGACGCCTCCCGAACGAGCCGCCGGCGCGGCGCTCCGCGTCGAGGCGGCGTCGCACCGCTTCGAGCTCGACGGGGCGCCGCTGCCCGTGCTCGACCGCATTTCGCTCGACGTGGCGCCGGGCGAGTTCGTCGCGCTGCTCGGGCCCTCGGGCTGCGGAAAGTCCACGCTGCTGCGCCTGGTCGCCGGCCTCGAACCCGCGAGCGAGGGCCGGCTGCTGTTCGACGGCGAGGCGATCGAGGGGCCGGATCCGTCGCGCGTCGTCGTGTTCCAGGACCCGACGCTGTTTCCCTGGCGGACCGTCGAGCAGAACGTGCTGCTCGGGCTGCAGGCGCGCGGCCTCGCAAGCGCGCAGCGCTATCGCGTCGACGACGCGCTGAAGCTCGTGGGCCTGTCCGAATTCGCCTCGGCCTATCCGCACCAGCTCTCCGGCGGCATGGCGCAGCGCGCGGCGCTGGCGCGCGCGCTCGTCAACGAGCCGCGGCTGCTGATACTCGACGAGCCGCTCGGCAAGCTCGATTCGCTGACGCGGCTCGCCATGCAGTCGGAGCTGACGCGGCTCTGGCAGGGCGCGGGCTTCACGGCGCTGCTCGTGACGCACGACGTCGAGGAGGCGCTGGTGCTCGCCGACCGCGTGATCGTGCTCAGCCATCGCCCGGCGCGCATCCTCTCCGAGATCCGGGTGGAGCGTTCCCATCCGCGGCGGCGGGACGACCCGCACCTGATCGAGCTGCGCAAATCGGTGCTCGACCTGCTGGCGCGGCACGACGAGCGCAAGGCGGCCTGA
- a CDS encoding 2-hydroxychromene-2-carboxylate isomerase, giving the protein MSRDRPRIDYYFSFISLWSYVGGLAFQDLVRRTDAEVTYRPIDLLAVFAAGGGKPVRERPAQRQAYRLVEMKRWREIRGIPLVLHPRFYPADPSLGHRMVLAALERTLDVSGFVHAGLKAVWADELDVANEATLVRLANEQGLPGEDLLGEALREPALAEQEAALTREAIDRQLFGAPFYFFRDEPFWGQDRLDLLERAIRDRTDAIPFTPVD; this is encoded by the coding sequence ATGAGCCGGGATCGTCCGCGGATCGACTACTATTTCAGCTTCATCTCGCTCTGGTCCTATGTCGGCGGCCTCGCCTTCCAGGACCTCGTCCGCCGCACGGACGCCGAGGTGACATACCGGCCAATCGACCTGCTGGCTGTCTTCGCCGCCGGCGGCGGCAAGCCGGTCCGGGAACGTCCGGCGCAGCGGCAGGCCTATCGGCTGGTCGAGATGAAACGGTGGCGCGAGATCCGCGGCATACCGCTCGTGCTGCATCCACGTTTCTATCCGGCCGACCCGTCGCTCGGCCACCGCATGGTTCTGGCCGCGCTGGAGAGGACGCTCGACGTCTCGGGCTTCGTCCATGCCGGGCTGAAGGCCGTCTGGGCGGACGAACTCGACGTCGCGAACGAAGCGACGCTCGTGCGGCTCGCGAACGAACAGGGACTGCCGGGCGAAGACCTGCTTGGCGAAGCGCTGCGCGAACCAGCGCTCGCGGAACAGGAGGCCGCGCTGACGAGGGAGGCGATCGACCGCCAGCTGTTCGGCGCGCCGTTCTATTTCTTCCGCGACGAGCCGTTCTGGGGGCAAGACCGGCTCGACCTTCTGGAGCGGGCGATCCGCGACCGCACCGACGCGATCCCGTTTACGCCGGTCGACTGA
- a CDS encoding CorA family divalent cation transporter, whose translation MDVLGDPRLICGFSASPAGGAQRLEWDGLDAALASTDSYCWIHLDAADLRVQRWIESQPNLPARAKKTLLGEDQLVRFREAGEGGFAGVLSDLHHDFDDDPSAVGALRVYFDEHRVVTARRHPLQAVDRLRRTLEKQAWEKQSCDIRPLNLVANLLLHLSDAFVELVQDATEDLDAVEAAILDDAARGAADLGRVRRLLARLRRHLGPQRLALGRLAARPPEWASQEDANALRDAVGRLDAVGHDLDLSQERARQLQDERAATLAEITNRNLYVLSIVTAVFLPMTLVTGVFGMNVGGLPGVESPHGFLWTVALMAATGLATWAFLKVARIV comes from the coding sequence ATGGATGTTCTCGGCGATCCGCGACTGATCTGCGGCTTCAGCGCTTCGCCCGCGGGCGGCGCGCAGCGTCTCGAATGGGACGGGCTCGACGCCGCGCTCGCCTCGACCGACAGCTATTGCTGGATCCACCTCGACGCGGCGGACCTGCGCGTCCAGCGCTGGATCGAAAGCCAGCCGAACCTGCCCGCGCGGGCGAAGAAGACGCTGCTCGGCGAAGACCAGCTCGTCCGCTTCAGGGAGGCGGGCGAGGGCGGCTTCGCCGGCGTCCTCTCCGACCTGCACCACGATTTCGACGACGACCCCTCGGCCGTCGGCGCGCTGCGCGTCTATTTCGACGAGCATCGCGTCGTCACCGCCCGCCGCCATCCGCTGCAGGCCGTCGACCGCCTGCGCCGCACCCTGGAGAAGCAGGCCTGGGAAAAACAGTCCTGCGACATCCGCCCGCTGAACCTCGTCGCAAACCTGCTGCTGCACCTCTCCGACGCCTTCGTCGAACTGGTGCAGGACGCGACCGAGGATCTTGACGCGGTCGAGGCCGCGATCCTCGACGACGCCGCGCGCGGCGCCGCGGATCTTGGCCGCGTCCGCCGGCTGCTCGCGCGGCTGCGCCGTCACCTCGGCCCCCAGCGCCTCGCGCTCGGCCGGCTCGCGGCGCGCCCGCCCGAATGGGCGAGCCAGGAGGACGCGAACGCCCTGCGCGACGCGGTCGGCCGGCTCGACGCCGTCGGCCACGACCTCGACCTCTCGCAGGAGCGCGCCCGCCAGCTGCAGGACGAACGCGCCGCGACGCTCGCCGAGATCACCAACCGGAACCTCTACGTGCTCTCGATCGTCACCGCCGTCTTCCTGCCGATGACGCTGGTGACCGGCGTCTTCGGCATGAACGTCGGCGGGCTGCCGGGCGTGGAGAGCCCGCACGGGTTTTTGTGGACGGTGGCGCTGATGGCCGCGACCGGTCTCGCGACCTGGGCGTTTCTGAAGGTGGCGCGGATCGTGTGA
- a CDS encoding ABC transporter substrate-binding protein, whose protein sequence is MIRLVLSLAVFLAFVAPALAEDVLTVGDQKGGSRAVMEAAGVLNDAPYRIEWKEFPAAAPLLEALNAGAIETGIVGDAPFTFAVAAGVKAKAIASIRQNPEGLAVLVQAGSPVRGFADLKGKTIGTGKGSIGHQLVLAAIEHEGFKPGDVTVRFLSPVDAKTAYASGQIDAWSTWEPYVSQEEVLSGARRVATGAGLTAGLSFQVARDDAIAAKRPLLEDFLTRLARARKWSLGHVDSYAESWGKLVGVDPKVSKHWLNRARISLAPIDDGVAADQQKAIELYARNGLIKASFDARDSLDPSFAASIAAGLRPVRKDEVEALATGHRH, encoded by the coding sequence GTGATCCGGCTCGTTCTCTCGCTCGCCGTGTTTCTCGCCTTCGTCGCGCCGGCGCTCGCCGAGGACGTCCTGACGGTCGGCGACCAGAAGGGCGGCTCGCGCGCCGTGATGGAGGCCGCGGGCGTGCTGAACGACGCGCCCTATCGGATCGAGTGGAAGGAGTTTCCGGCCGCAGCGCCCCTGCTCGAGGCGCTGAACGCCGGGGCGATCGAGACCGGCATCGTCGGCGACGCGCCGTTCACCTTCGCGGTCGCGGCGGGCGTCAAGGCCAAGGCGATCGCCTCTATCAGGCAGAACCCGGAAGGGCTCGCGGTGCTGGTCCAGGCGGGTTCGCCCGTCCGCGGCTTCGCGGACCTCAAGGGCAAGACGATCGGAACCGGCAAGGGCTCGATCGGCCATCAGCTGGTGCTGGCGGCGATCGAACATGAGGGATTCAAGCCCGGCGACGTGACCGTGCGCTTCCTGTCGCCGGTCGACGCCAAGACCGCCTACGCGTCCGGCCAGATCGACGCCTGGTCGACCTGGGAGCCGTATGTCTCGCAGGAAGAGGTCCTGTCCGGCGCGCGCCGGGTCGCGACCGGCGCCGGACTGACGGCGGGCCTGAGCTTCCAGGTCGCCCGCGACGACGCGATCGCGGCGAAGCGCCCCTTGCTGGAGGACTTCCTCACGCGGCTCGCCCGCGCGCGCAAATGGTCGCTCGGGCATGTCGATTCCTATGCGGAAAGCTGGGGCAAGCTCGTCGGCGTCGACCCGAAGGTCTCGAAGCACTGGCTGAACCGCGCCCGCATCTCGCTCGCGCCGATCGACGACGGCGTCGCGGCCGACCAGCAGAAGGCGATCGAGCTCTACGCCCGCAACGGCCTGATCAAGGCGTCGTTCGACGCCCGCGACAGCCTCGACCCGTCCTTCGCCGCCTCCATCGCCGCCGGCCTCCGTCCCGTCCGCAAGGACGAGGTCGAGGCTCTTGCGACCGGTCACAGACACTGA
- a CDS encoding acyl-CoA dehydrogenase family protein — protein sequence MNRPVLRMEIVDALARRFAESAAAHDREARFPFENFAALAEAGLLALVAPSRHGGAGAGLAEAAAVVGRIARAEPSTALVLSMQYLQHALWTGWPDATVARLTREAATGVSLINMLRVEPDLGTPSRGGLPATIARRTDTGWVLSGHKIYTTGAPVLSWFAVFARTDEEPARVGTFLAPRGAAGLRIEETWDSLGMRASGSHDVHFDDVALGQDAAVDLRRPEDVGPNPVLQAWNAALLGALYTGVAQAAADWLARFLQERVPSNLGASLATLTRFQEIAGGIEERLAVNGRLIRSLAADVDGGRPPSPEEGALLKAALTDNAIAAVEAAVAAAGNPALARKNPLERHLRDVLAARIHTPQADLSRATAGRAAIARRASGE from the coding sequence ATGAACCGCCCAGTGCTCCGCATGGAGATCGTGGACGCGCTCGCGAGGCGCTTCGCCGAAAGCGCCGCCGCGCATGACCGAGAGGCGCGTTTCCCGTTCGAGAATTTTGCCGCTTTGGCCGAGGCCGGCCTGCTCGCGCTGGTCGCGCCGTCGCGGCACGGCGGCGCCGGCGCGGGGCTTGCGGAGGCGGCCGCCGTCGTCGGGCGGATCGCGCGGGCCGAGCCGTCCACCGCCCTCGTGCTTTCGATGCAATATCTCCAGCACGCTCTCTGGACCGGCTGGCCGGACGCCACGGTGGCGCGGCTGACGCGCGAGGCGGCGACGGGCGTCTCGCTCATCAACATGCTGCGCGTCGAGCCCGATCTCGGGACCCCGTCGCGCGGCGGGCTCCCGGCCACGATCGCGCGGCGGACGGATACGGGCTGGGTCCTGTCCGGCCACAAGATCTACACGACGGGAGCGCCCGTTCTCAGCTGGTTCGCGGTGTTCGCCCGGACCGACGAGGAGCCCGCCCGGGTCGGGACGTTCCTCGCGCCGCGCGGCGCGGCGGGTCTGCGCATCGAGGAGACCTGGGATTCGCTCGGCATGCGCGCGAGCGGCAGCCACGACGTCCATTTCGACGACGTCGCGCTTGGGCAGGACGCCGCCGTCGACCTCCGGCGGCCGGAAGACGTCGGCCCGAACCCCGTGCTGCAGGCCTGGAACGCGGCGCTGCTCGGCGCGCTCTACACCGGCGTCGCGCAGGCCGCGGCCGACTGGCTCGCGCGGTTCCTTCAGGAGCGCGTCCCGTCGAACCTCGGCGCGTCGCTCGCGACGCTGACGCGGTTCCAGGAGATCGCCGGGGGAATCGAGGAGCGGCTCGCGGTCAATGGCCGGCTGATCAGGAGCCTCGCGGCCGACGTCGACGGCGGCAGGCCGCCGTCGCCCGAAGAGGGCGCGCTGCTCAAGGCCGCGCTGACCGACAACGCCATCGCGGCCGTCGAAGCGGCGGTCGCGGCAGCCGGCAATCCGGCGCTCGCCCGCAAAAACCCGCTCGAGCGCCACCTGCGCGACGTGCTCGCCGCTCGGATCCACACGCCGCAGGCCGACCTGTCGCGCGCGACCGCCGGGCGGGCCGCGATCGCGCGCCGCGCTTCAGGAGAGTGA
- a CDS encoding PLP-dependent transferase yields the protein MTTDSKRFETLALHGGSYRADPATGSVAVPIYQTSSFQFDDADHAARLFALEEIGQIYTRIKNPTQDVLEERLAALEGGVAALAVSSGQAATAFSLLNIAQAGDNIVSSTDLYGGTWTLFSQTLKQFGVEIRFVDPADPENFRRATDERTRAYFAETLPNPKLHVFPIAEVAAIGRSLGVPLIVDNTATPLIARPFDHGAAIVVYSTTKYIGGHGAAIGGAIVDGGNFDWEAHAGRFPLLNTPDHAYHGVVWTEAAKPLGPIAYALRARTRLLRDLGAAIAPQNAFLFIQGLETLPLRIRQHVENAAKVADFLSGRDEVASVIFPGLQTGEPRRRADAYLSGGYGALVGFELKDGVEAGRRFIDSLKLLYHVANIGDARSLAIHPASTTHQQLTEEEQRAAGVTPGYVRLSVGIEHPDDIIADIGQALDAARSAPSRAPALNAA from the coding sequence ATGACCACCGACAGCAAGCGTTTCGAGACCCTCGCGCTCCATGGCGGCTCCTATCGGGCGGACCCGGCCACCGGCTCGGTCGCAGTGCCGATCTATCAGACCTCGTCGTTCCAGTTCGACGACGCCGACCACGCCGCGCGGCTGTTCGCGCTGGAGGAGATCGGCCAGATCTACACCCGCATCAAGAACCCGACGCAGGACGTGCTCGAGGAGCGGCTCGCGGCGCTCGAAGGCGGCGTCGCGGCGCTCGCGGTCTCGTCGGGTCAGGCCGCGACCGCCTTCTCGCTGCTCAACATCGCGCAGGCCGGCGACAACATCGTCTCCTCGACCGACCTCTATGGCGGGACCTGGACGCTGTTCTCCCAAACGCTGAAGCAGTTCGGGGTCGAGATCCGCTTCGTCGACCCGGCCGACCCGGAGAACTTCCGGCGGGCGACCGACGAGCGCACGCGCGCCTATTTCGCCGAGACGCTGCCGAACCCGAAGCTGCACGTGTTTCCGATCGCCGAGGTCGCAGCGATCGGCCGGTCGCTGGGCGTGCCGCTCATCGTCGACAACACCGCGACGCCGCTGATCGCGCGTCCCTTCGATCATGGCGCGGCGATCGTTGTCTATTCGACGACGAAATACATCGGCGGGCACGGCGCCGCGATCGGCGGGGCGATCGTCGACGGCGGCAATTTCGACTGGGAGGCCCATGCCGGCCGCTTCCCGCTGCTCAACACGCCCGACCACGCCTATCACGGCGTCGTCTGGACGGAAGCCGCGAAGCCGCTCGGGCCGATCGCCTATGCGCTGCGGGCGAGGACCCGCCTGCTGCGCGATCTCGGCGCGGCGATCGCGCCCCAGAACGCCTTCCTGTTCATCCAGGGACTGGAGACGCTTCCGCTCCGCATCCGCCAGCATGTCGAGAACGCCGCGAAGGTCGCGGACTTCCTGTCCGGCCGCGACGAGGTCGCAAGCGTGATCTTCCCCGGCCTGCAGACCGGAGAGCCCCGCCGCCGCGCCGACGCCTATCTGAGCGGGGGCTACGGCGCGCTGGTCGGCTTCGAGCTGAAGGACGGCGTCGAGGCGGGCCGCCGCTTCATCGACAGCCTGAAGCTGCTCTACCACGTCGCAAACATCGGCGACGCGCGCTCGCTCGCAATCCATCCGGCCTCCACCACCCACCAGCAGCTGACGGAGGAAGAGCAGCGCGCCGCCGGCGTGACGCCAGGATATGTCCGCCTTTCGGTCGGCATCGAGCATCCGGACGACATCATCGCCGACATCGGCCAAGCGCTGGACGCGGCGCGCAGCGCGCCGTCCCGCGCGCCCGCTCTCAACGCCGCCTGA